In Clostridium ljungdahlii DSM 13528, the genomic window AAATTGTTCAGTATTTTTTATCGACATTTTTATAACTTTGCTATCTATACTTTCATTAATTTTCAGTTTTCCTTTTTTTAATCCTAATAGATTTTCAATTTCTTCTGGACTTAGCGTTAACCCCATATTAGACATTTCTGATAATATCCCTTTAATATCCAAAATATCATTATCTATTAAAATATCTACTGCTCTATTCAAAACAGTTGGTTTGCTCATAATTAACGTATCATCTAGTGGTTCACGTTTTCTCCAACCTAGTTTACTCATTTTTTTCATTGCAACTTGATATGAACTGTTAGTAAGTATTTCTAAATGATTTGCTCTAACTAGCATCGCAGAAATTGAAGTCCTCCATTTTTTCTTTAACTGCTTGTAGTAATTCAAATCCGTCGGATACATACTTGCATCTCTAGTAAATCCATTCTTAGGTAAAAGAAATGCTGATGCAAAAGCATGAGCTTCATTTTCCATATTTCTAATCTCTTCTCTAGTTAAATCTTCTATATCTAAAAATCCGTCATGCATTATTATGTGCCCAAGTTCATGTGCCAAACTAAACTGTCTTCTTACGGCTGAGTATTTATCATTTCCTAATACTACTATAAAGCGCTTCACTCCATTTATATTCTGCTGCTGACTATATGCATCTATGGTATCAGTATTAGTATTCATAGAAGTAATTATTATGCCATTTTTCTCAAGAAGGTATACCATATCCTTAATAGGTTCCTCACCTAGTTTCCAATAATCTCTAAGTCCCATAGCCATGTCTTCTATTTCCATATCTTCTTCAAAATCAGGCAAATTTAGCTCAGGAAATTCTATATATTCATTCAAGAAGTTAAAAATCTTTCCTATGAATTTAGTTTTTTCTTTTTGAATATTTTCTTCTTTTTTTGTCAGTTTGCTTAATGCCCTAAAATAGGTATTTCCTAACTGTATATTCACTTTATCTTTTTCATAAAAATATTCTCTTGGAAATTTAAGTTTATCTACAATTTTTATTAATGTTTCGAATAATGGAGTTGATTTGCCATTTTCAAATTGGGAAATAGCCTGCTTTGATACTCCTATATCCTCAGCTAGATCTTTTATAGTTTTCCCTCTATATTTTCTGGCAGACTTGAGCCTTTCTCCATTAAATTTTCTATTTATTTTTTTACCTACATCCTCTTTATTACCATTTAACATTTTTCATGCTAGCCTCCTAAATGCAACTAATTTTTACCCTTTTTATTATTTTTACCTTTTTCATCAACAATACCATCTTTCTTCTCATCCTTTGATTTTCTTTTTCTAATTTTCAAATCAATTGGTGGCAATTTATCTTCATTATTTTCAATAATACCTTCAGTATCAATAATTTCTTCAATTGTAGGTGCAATAAACTCATTCCAATTACATGATTTTTTAATTTCAAGATTATAACTTGCTATATTTCCGGATATAGAAGTGAGTCTATTATTATTTTCTTCAAATAACACATTTACGCATAAATTAGCATCTCTTTGTATTTCACCTATCATATCATCTAATTGTTTATTTATATAACTGTACAAACTAGACAAGGTTATATTCTTTTCTAGAAACGATCCTTGAACAGCTATCGGTTCCTTAGGATATATATTTCTTAAATTTATTGAATTAAACATTCTTGCATAATGATTTAATTCCTTATTTTTATTTATATTTAAAAATGTACTCTTTCTAAATATTATATAGACAGTTTTTGAATTTATATCAAAAAGTGCTACAAAACTCCATAGAGGGCCTCTATTTACTATATAACATTTAAATCCAGTATTTTTAAAATTTTGTTCTACATCATCAAATAAATAGTTCCATCTATCTTGATATCTTCCATTATTAGTTTTAAATCCTCTATTTAATAAATGTTCATGTAACTGGCCTCTTGAATCATTAATAGCCTTTATAATTAGCTTTATATATTTCTCATCCAATAACTTTTCTGGAATATTAACATTTAACATATTAACTCACTCTCCTAGAAAATATATAGTAATCATACCATATATTTAAAATTAGTCAAGTAAACCAATGCAAATTGATTAATAATTAAAGTTGTCTATTGGTGAGCATATACATCTGCCCATTGAGCTATATTTTTCAAAATCTCTCTACGCCTCCTGTAACCTGTACTTCTAACTCCTCCGTACATTTTATTGGCTATCCAATCAACACTTTTATTTAACT contains:
- a CDS encoding DUF5986 family protein, yielding MLNVNIPEKLLDEKYIKLIIKAINDSRGQLHEHLLNRGFKTNNGRYQDRWNYLFDDVEQNFKNTGFKCYIVNRGPLWSFVALFDINSKTVYIIFRKSTFLNINKNKELNHYARMFNSINLRNIYPKEPIAVQGSFLEKNITLSSLYSYINKQLDDMIGEIQRDANLCVNVLFEENNNRLTSISGNIASYNLEIKKSCNWNEFIAPTIEEIIDTEGIIENNEDKLPPIDLKIRKRKSKDEKKDGIVDEKGKNNKKGKN
- a CDS encoding XRE family transcriptional regulator, with protein sequence MLNGNKEDVGKKINRKFNGERLKSARKYRGKTIKDLAEDIGVSKQAISQFENGKSTPLFETLIKIVDKLKFPREYFYEKDKVNIQLGNTYFRALSKLTKKEENIQKEKTKFIGKIFNFLNEYIEFPELNLPDFEEDMEIEDMAMGLRDYWKLGEEPIKDMVYLLEKNGIIITSMNTNTDTIDAYSQQQNINGVKRFIVVLGNDKYSAVRRQFSLAHELGHIIMHDGFLDIEDLTREEIRNMENEAHAFASAFLLPKNGFTRDASMYPTDLNYYKQLKKKWRTSISAMLVRANHLEILTNSSYQVAMKKMSKLGWRKREPLDDTLIMSKPTVLNRAVDILIDNDILDIKGILSEMSNMGLTLSPEEIENLLGLKKGKLKINESIDSKVIKMSIKNTEQFSYK